In Leptodesmis sichuanensis A121, the following are encoded in one genomic region:
- a CDS encoding PEP-utilizing enzyme translates to MNIEWAKAVGEMIGQGKARVILDVHKIDEFQAGEVLVTNKTDPDWEPIMKKASAIVTNQGGRACHAAIIAWEMGIPAHPGPRSGFGSGGPHL, encoded by the coding sequence ATGAATATTGAGTGGGCGAAAGCGGTTGGTGAGATGATTGGCCAGGGTAAGGCGCGTGTGATTCTGGATGTTCATAAAATTGATGAATTCCAGGCTGGCGAGGTGCTGGTGACTAACAAGACCGACCCGGATTGGGAACCGATTATGAAAAAGGCCAGCGCGATCGTCACCAACCAGGGCGGACGCGCCTGCCATGCGGCGATCATTGCCTGGGAGATGGGGATTCCCGCTCACCCTGGGCCTCGATCGGGATTCGGCTCTGGTGGCCCACATCTTTGA
- a CDS encoding putative PEP-binding protein: MRRSLPGRWGFPLTLGLDRDSALVAHIFDERNEGVKEMVRQVIARAKAKGRKVGICGQAPSDYPEFARFLVEQGIDSISLNPDSVLKTLLDIAKTEEAIGR; this comes from the coding sequence ATGCGGCGATCATTGCCTGGGAGATGGGGATTCCCGCTCACCCTGGGCCTCGATCGGGATTCGGCTCTGGTGGCCCACATCTTTGACGAACGGAACGAAGGCGTGAAGGAAATGGTACGGCAGGTGATCGCCCGCGCCAAAGCCAAAGGCCGCAAGGTAGGAATCTGCGGTCAGGCTCCCAGTGATTACCCCGAATTTGCCCGCTTCCTGGTGGAACAAGGCATCGACTCCATCAGCCTCAACCCCGACTCTGTGTTGAAAACGCTGCTGGATATTGCCAAAACGGAGGAGGCGATCGGACGTTAA